The proteins below come from a single Argentina anserina chromosome 1, drPotAnse1.1, whole genome shotgun sequence genomic window:
- the LOC126783759 gene encoding LOW QUALITY PROTEIN: squalene epoxidase 3-like (The sequence of the model RefSeq protein was modified relative to this genomic sequence to represent the inferred CDS: substituted 1 base at 1 genomic stop codon) produces MQVQHPIFQGHLPPQQQSSQIFPHTHLRHLKPHLPTITSLCFHKPTSPTPQXTNPKSPTSSTCIPTQTDNTTKQAHSSSSLINSKKATMVAIDPYVVWTFLASLLGILLLSLLRRRNYGNAAAKDKGKVKSKNKTSENRVSEECGKHRPEYGSGTDVIIVGAGVAGAALAHTLGKEGRRVRVIERDLTEPDRIVGELLQPGGYLKLIELGLEDCVEEIDAQRVLGYALFKDGKNTTLSYPLEQFHSNVAGRSFHNGRFIQRMREKAATLPNVQLEQGTVTSLLEENGTIKGVQYKTKDGQELQAYAPLTIVCDGCFSNLRRTLCKPQVEVPSCFVGLVLENCDLPFANHGHVILADPSPILFYQISSTEVRCLVDVPGQKVPPIANGAMANYLKNVVAPQLPPELHDPFVSAIDNGNIRTMPNRSMPANPQPTPGALLMGDAFNMRHPLTGGGMTVALSDIVILRDLLNPLCDINDASSLCNYLESFYTLRKPVSSTINTLAGALYKVFSASPDQARKEMRQACFDYLSLGGVCSTGPVALLSGLNPRPLSLVLHFFAVAVYGVGRLLLPFPSPKRMRIGVRLIWSAVGIILPIIKAEGVRQMFFPATIPAYHRAPPAS; encoded by the exons ATGCAAGTCCAACACCCAATCTTCCAGGGCCATCTTCCACCACAACAACAAAGCTCCCAGATTTTCCCTCACACCCATCTCCGTCACCTCAAACCTCACCTTCCCACAATCACCTCTCTCTGCTTCCACAAACCCACATCACCAACACCCCAATAAACAAACCCCAAAAGCCCAACCAGTTCCACCTGCATTCCAACTCAAACagacaacacaaccaaacaggcacattcttcttcttcattgatTAATTCGAAAAAGGCGACAATGGTGGCGATAGATCCGTATGTGGTCTGGACATTCTTGGCCTCTTTATTGGGTATCCTTCTTCTCTCCCTTCTCCGTCGCCGGAATTACGGTAATGCCGCTGCCAAAGACAAGGGGAAGGTCAAAAGCAAGAACAAGACGAGCGAGAATCGTGTTTCAGAAGAATGTGGGAAGCACCGGCCGGAGTACGGCTCCGGCACAGACGTCATCATCGTCGGCGCCGGTGTTGCTGGCGCTGCTCTTGCGCACACCCTTGGCAAG GAGGGAAGACGTGTTCGTGTGATTGAAAGAGACTTAACAGAACCGGATCGAATTGTTGGGGAACTTTTGCAGCCTGGAGGGTACCTGAAACTGATTGAGTTGGGACTTGAAG ATTGTGTTGAGGAAATCGATGCCCAGCGGGTTCTTGGATATGCTCTTTTTAAGGATGGGAAGAATACTACGCTGTCCTATCCCCTGGAACAGTTCCACTCAAATGTGGCTGGTCGAAGTTTCCACAATGGACGGTTCATACAGAGGATGCGAGAAAAAGCTGCCACTCTTCCCAA tgTACAACTGGAGCAAGGTACAGTGACATCTCTGCTTGAAGAAAATGGGACAATTAAAGGGGTTCAGTACAAAACTAAGGATGGTCAAGAACTTCAAGCTTATGCTCCCCTTACCATTGTCTGCGATGGTTGCTTCTCAAATCTGCGTCGCACTCTATGCAAGCCTCAG GTAGAAGTGCCTTCTTGCTTTGTGGGGTTAGTTTTGGAAAATTGTGATCTCCCATTTGCAAATCACGGGCATGTTATTCTAGCTGATCCATCTCCGATCTTGTTTTACCAAATCAGTAGTACAGAGGTCCGCTGCTTAGTTGATGTACCTGGGCAGAAAGTACCTCCCATTGCTAATGGGGCAATGGCCAACTATTTGAAGAATGTGGTAGCTCCACAG CTTCCACCTGAACTTCATGATCCCTTTGTATCTGCAATTGACAACGGAAATATTAGAACTATGCCAAATAGAAGCATGCCAGCCAATCCACAGCCAACTCCTGGAGCCCTTTTAATGGGCGATGCTTTTAATATGCGTCATCCTTTAACTGGTGGAGGAATGACTGTGGCACTATCGGACATTGTTATACTCAGGGATCTTCTTAATCCATTATGTGACATAAACGATGCTTCTTCATTATGCAACTACCTAGAATCCTTTTATACCTTGCGCAAG CCAGTTTCATCTACAATAAACACCTTAGCAGGTGCCCTATACAAGGTGTTCTCTGCGTCCCCTGATCAAGCAAGGAAGGAGATGCGTCAAGCATGTTTTGACTATCTGAGCCTTGGAGGTGTATGTTCAACTGGACCAGTGGCTCTGCTCTCTGGTCTAAATCCTCGACCACTGAGTTtagttcttcatttttttgctGTTGCAGTATATGGTGTTGGACGTTTGCTTCTACCATTCCCTTCTCCAAAACGCATGCGGATTGGAGTGAGATTAATTTGG AGTGCAGTAGGTATAATATTACCCATCATCAAGGCAGAAGGTGTGAGACAGATGTTCTTTCCTGCTACTATTCCAGCTTATCATAGAGCTCCTCCTGCTAGTTGA